A DNA window from Hypanus sabinus isolate sHypSab1 chromosome 24 unlocalized genomic scaffold, sHypSab1.hap1 SUPER_24_unloc_28, whole genome shotgun sequence contains the following coding sequences:
- the LOC132385499 gene encoding cytochrome b-c1 complex subunit 10-like, whose translation MLERILGPRHGQLLKNWIPTISTWGAVAGVLPVYVTDRNFIVSRIPYIKGKFKSD comes from the coding sequence ATGTTGGAGCGAATTCTCGGGCCCAGGCACGGGCAGCTGCTGAAGAACTGGATTCCAACTATCTCTACATGGGGAGCAGTGGCTGGTGTACTGCCGGTCTACGTGACAGATCGGAATTTTATAGTCAGCCGTATCCCATACATAAAAGGAAAATTCAAGAGTGATTGA